In a genomic window of Bacteroidota bacterium:
- a CDS encoding tetratricopeptide repeat protein: MKQLFIFIFSIILLGDGLGSVKAQDAATDSLKKLVDTAPSDTDKVKAMISLGRNYFSSAPELAIKTCNDARSLAEKINYKRGIALALKNSGIGYYNQSKYVEALNDWELAKKISQEIGDKKMVANMLSNLGNIYRDQTDYQMAVDLYLQSLKIAEEIKDSVRTMTVLIGLGATYGEKKSKSDIDKAIEYDQQAMPYAEALGQLDALGTITGNLGEIYLSRNQDSLALLYLEKSLKAYEGTEAVPYPLNLIGQVYANRKEYDKALMYQKQSFEIAQKLGGQLDMTRALKGMAETYQRMIKYDLAITNYLEAKKIAREVGANLELKYIFEGLHFCYAQLGDFSNAYKYQDSLLVIKDVIYSIDADKKLGTLMFNFEIEKKQGEINLQQKEISKQKIVRNSFIGGFAIVLLFAAVFFKQRNRISKEKQRSEDLLLNILPSETAEELKATGAAKTKSYESVSVLFTDFKNFTLASEKLSPEELVAEINYCYSEFDKIITKYGVEKIKTIGDAYMCAGGLPVTNTTHPIDVVKAGLEMIQFIEANKKDRIEKGQPYFELRLGIHTGPVVAGIVGIKKFAYDIWGDTVNTASRMESSGEVGKVNISETTYNIVKKYFNCTSRGKIKAKNKGEIEMYFVESFI, translated from the coding sequence TCAAGACGCCGCTACCGATAGTTTGAAAAAATTGGTGGATACAGCTCCTTCCGATACTGATAAGGTAAAAGCTATGATTTCGCTCGGTCGAAACTATTTTAGTTCGGCTCCCGAATTAGCTATAAAAACATGTAACGATGCTCGCTCACTGGCCGAAAAAATTAATTACAAACGAGGAATCGCTTTGGCGTTAAAAAATTCAGGAATTGGTTATTACAATCAAAGCAAATATGTTGAGGCGCTCAATGATTGGGAATTAGCGAAAAAAATTTCTCAAGAAATTGGTGATAAAAAAATGGTCGCCAATATGCTCAGTAATTTAGGAAATATATACCGCGATCAAACCGACTATCAAATGGCTGTTGATTTATACCTACAATCACTTAAAATTGCCGAGGAGATAAAAGATTCAGTCCGCACAATGACCGTACTGATTGGTTTGGGTGCAACCTATGGTGAAAAAAAATCAAAGTCAGATATAGATAAAGCTATTGAATACGATCAACAAGCTATGCCATATGCCGAAGCTCTTGGGCAATTGGATGCACTAGGAACGATTACCGGAAATTTGGGAGAAATATATTTAAGCCGAAATCAGGATTCCTTGGCATTACTTTATTTGGAAAAATCGTTGAAAGCATATGAAGGTACTGAAGCTGTGCCTTATCCTTTAAATTTAATAGGACAAGTTTATGCCAATAGAAAGGAATACGATAAAGCATTGATGTATCAAAAGCAATCGTTTGAGATTGCTCAAAAATTGGGTGGCCAGCTTGATATGACGCGTGCTTTGAAAGGAATGGCTGAAACTTATCAGCGCATGATTAAATACGATTTAGCCATTACAAATTATTTAGAAGCAAAGAAAATTGCAAGAGAAGTAGGTGCCAACCTTGAATTGAAATATATTTTTGAAGGATTGCACTTTTGTTATGCTCAATTAGGTGATTTCTCAAATGCCTATAAATATCAGGATTCATTGCTTGTAATTAAAGATGTAATTTACAGCATTGATGCAGATAAGAAACTGGGAACCCTCATGTTTAATTTTGAGATAGAAAAAAAGCAAGGCGAAATTAATTTACAACAGAAAGAAATCAGTAAACAAAAAATTGTTAGAAATAGCTTCATAGGCGGATTTGCCATTGTATTACTTTTTGCTGCCGTGTTTTTTAAACAACGCAATCGAATATCAAAAGAGAAACAACGCAGCGAAGATTTGTTGCTCAACATCTTACCATCAGAAACAGCAGAAGAATTAAAAGCTACAGGTGCTGCTAAAACTAAAAGCTATGAGTCGGTTTCGGTGTTATTTACCGATTTTAAAAATTTTACACTGGCAAGTGAAAAGCTTAGCCCGGAGGAATTAGTAGCGGAAATAAACTATTGCTATAGCGAATTTGATAAAATTATTACGAAGTACGGTGTTGAAAAAATTAAAACTATTGGCGATGCATATATGTGTGCCGGTGGCTTGCCGGTAACAAATACAACGCATCCAATAGATGTTGTTAAAGCAGGGCTTGAAATGATTCAGTTTATAGAAGCGAATAAAAAGGATCGTATTGAAAAGGGCCAACCTTATTTTGAACTTCGTTTGGGAATACATACAGGACCTGTGGTTGCAGGAATTGTTGGAATTAAGAAGTTTGCCTACGATATATGGGGCGATACAGTAAATACCGCTTCACGTATGGAGAGTAGCGGAGAAGTAGGAAAAGTAAACATAAGTGAAACTACCTATAACATCGTTAAAAAGTACTTTAACTGTACCTCCCGTGGAAAAATTAAAGCAAAAAACAAAGGTGAAATTGAAATGTATTTTGTTGAAAGTTTCATTTAA
- a CDS encoding T9SS type A sorting domain-containing protein: MKKKSTSFIALLTVVTLLFSVTTVSFAQYQNALDFDGNSDFVNVPNASGLIAGSNTKISLSCWVNLKTAPAGFPDFDGYAGFRNNTTADFYLVALSGTTLEARYRNSLGTFYTITYTGLQLNTWQHFVLTYDNAKLRLYKNSVLVDSLNASGNITATTVPLTIGNVIFNATNFLLNGKVDEVGLWNKALTQSEINCVYKSPIDVASPNLQLYYDFNQGIAGYNNASVSNLLPKFGSINGTLQTFNLNGNTSNFVDGVVNYTPLVVNKCAGQSHVFNSQTLTSTGSYSQYLTGASGCDSVVVLTLRIPDTSIVLNGSSLAVDFVPGATYQWKNCTTHTAIVGATGNTYTPTANGAYYVVINLPGTITSCLDSSACFNLLNVGVNENSKSTSFSLYPNPVQSQLNLEFGNIQKELVVVISDITGKQVWKSNFTNVTSVRADVSHLKEGIYFVETTFDDKVKVSKLLKE, translated from the coding sequence ATGAAAAAAAAATCTACTTCTTTTATTGCACTTTTAACTGTTGTAACCTTATTGTTTTCAGTTACTACGGTATCCTTTGCCCAGTATCAAAATGCATTGGATTTTGATGGAAATAGTGATTTTGTAAATGTACCCAATGCCTCAGGTTTGATTGCTGGAAGTAACACTAAAATATCGCTTTCGTGTTGGGTAAATTTAAAAACAGCTCCTGCAGGATTTCCAGATTTTGATGGGTATGCAGGTTTTAGAAATAACACTACTGCCGACTTTTATTTAGTTGCGTTAAGCGGAACTACTTTAGAAGCCCGCTACAGAAACAGTTTAGGAACATTTTATACAATTACTTACACCGGTTTGCAATTAAACACCTGGCAACATTTTGTGCTTACCTACGACAATGCAAAACTTAGATTATATAAAAATTCAGTTTTAGTTGATTCGCTTAACGCAAGTGGAAACATCACTGCTACCACTGTTCCATTAACTATTGGAAATGTGATTTTTAATGCAACCAACTTTTTGTTGAACGGAAAAGTAGATGAAGTAGGACTATGGAATAAGGCCTTAACCCAAAGCGAGATTAACTGTGTGTATAAAAGTCCAATTGATGTTGCTAGTCCGAATTTGCAATTGTATTACGATTTTAATCAAGGAATTGCCGGATACAATAATGCTTCTGTTAGTAACCTACTTCCCAAATTTGGAAGTATTAACGGCACTTTACAAACTTTCAACCTAAACGGCAATACTTCAAATTTTGTTGATGGAGTTGTAAACTACACACCATTAGTTGTAAACAAATGTGCCGGACAAAGTCATGTCTTCAATTCACAAACACTTACCAGTACCGGAAGTTATTCGCAGTATTTAACAGGAGCTTCAGGATGTGATTCAGTGGTTGTATTAACACTTCGAATTCCGGATACATCAATCGTGTTAAATGGTTCTAGTTTAGCAGTCGATTTTGTTCCGGGAGCTACTTACCAATGGAAAAATTGTACAACACATACAGCAATCGTTGGAGCTACAGGAAATACCTATACTCCAACCGCAAATGGTGCTTATTATGTAGTGATTAATTTACCCGGTACTATTACTTCTTGTTTAGATTCATCCGCTTGTTTCAATTTGTTGAATGTGGGTGTGAACGAAAATAGTAAATCAACTAGTTTTTCACTTTATCCCAATCCTGTTCAATCTCAGCTTAACCTTGAGTTTGGAAATATCCAAAAAGAGCTTGTAGTGGTTATTTCAGATATTACCGGCAAACAAGTATGGAAATCGAACTTTACAAATGTTACCTCTGTGAGAGCAGATGTATCTCACTTAAAGGAAGGAATTTATTTTGTTGAAACTACGTTTGATGATAAAGTTAAAGTAAGCAAACTACTCAAAGAGTAA